Proteins encoded within one genomic window of Parolsenella massiliensis:
- a CDS encoding relaxase/mobilization nuclease domain-containing protein yields the protein MPILKPISGHGSTGGIRRYLEKGGRALARDLFNLSYDERDAGALGEAAKEACAWDAEMDATRAAFGTDASWRGKPARTFKHFVLSPDPGDDIDLAALRELACSWALKHFGDHEIAIVYHDDNARGIPHAHIVVNNANLRTGYRMQTQHPEDLNRDLQDMARARGLSGLSNDRSPVSPSRARGRAGAGGPRSRRNVYLGRAEKEIMRSGGYSWVGDIRARVALAKTTARDEAEFLGILDALGVHVADNSAKARRDDWVFSLVEEPSKRVSGERLGFVYGKEMLRRRFEREGAYRPTDASTARIREAAERALELNDLSELSKLSSALETCAKFDVESIEEFGLRMATLERRGQAGGEGYRRLEAARDYMAMNGLMPLKTRYGDDRGRGAAEGNSRDGRREDEQQRILAAERQRAQQDQRRERGRR from the coding sequence ATGCCGATCCTGAAGCCGATAAGCGGCCACGGCTCGACGGGTGGCATCCGCCGCTACCTCGAGAAGGGAGGCCGCGCCCTGGCGCGAGACCTGTTCAACCTGAGCTACGACGAGCGCGACGCCGGCGCTCTGGGAGAAGCCGCCAAGGAGGCCTGCGCCTGGGACGCCGAGATGGACGCCACGCGCGCCGCGTTCGGCACGGACGCCTCATGGAGGGGCAAGCCCGCGCGCACGTTCAAGCACTTCGTGCTCTCGCCGGACCCCGGTGACGACATCGACCTGGCCGCTCTGCGGGAGCTCGCGTGCTCGTGGGCGCTCAAGCACTTCGGCGACCACGAGATCGCCATCGTCTACCACGACGACAACGCCCGCGGCATACCGCACGCGCACATCGTCGTGAACAACGCGAACCTCCGTACCGGCTACCGCATGCAGACCCAGCACCCGGAGGACCTCAACCGAGACCTGCAGGACATGGCGCGAGCGCGCGGGCTGTCCGGGCTCTCCAACGACAGGTCGCCCGTATCGCCCTCGAGGGCACGCGGGCGGGCCGGCGCGGGCGGGCCCAGGAGCCGCAGGAACGTCTACCTTGGAAGGGCCGAGAAGGAGATCATGCGCTCGGGCGGCTACTCGTGGGTCGGCGACATCCGCGCCCGCGTCGCACTCGCCAAGACCACGGCGCGCGACGAGGCGGAGTTCCTCGGCATCCTCGACGCCCTGGGCGTGCACGTCGCCGACAACTCGGCCAAGGCGCGGCGGGACGACTGGGTGTTCAGCCTTGTCGAGGAGCCGTCCAAGAGGGTTAGCGGCGAGCGTCTTGGGTTCGTCTACGGCAAGGAGATGCTCCGCCGGCGCTTCGAGCGCGAGGGCGCCTACCGTCCCACGGACGCGAGCACCGCGCGCATTCGCGAGGCCGCTGAGCGCGCCCTCGAGCTCAACGACCTCTCGGAGCTGAGCAAGCTCTCCTCGGCGCTCGAGACCTGTGCGAAGTTCGACGTCGAGTCCATCGAGGAGTTCGGGCTCAGGATGGCGACGCTGGAGCGCCGCGGCCAGGCGGGCGGCGAGGGGTACCGCCGCCTCGAGGCTGCGCGCGATTACATGGCGATGAACGGGCTCATGCCGCTCAAGACCCGCTACGGGGACGATCGCGGGCGCGGCGCTGCCGAAGGAAACTCTCGCGACGGCCGTCGCGAGGACGAGCAACAGCGCATCCTCGCCGCCGAGCGGCAGCGGGCCCAGCAGGACCAGCGCAGGGAGAGGGGCCGGAGATGA
- a CDS encoding ParA family protein, with protein MRTIAISNYKGGVGKTTTAVNLAAIFAARGLRTLLVDLDPQASATDFFGLYDRAVSERRTSVELLYGGAPVEEVAYAAGENLDVVASTIDLVDQNEMLLREQRLKFALDDASGSYDVCLIDCSPVMRRLAFNAYLAAAEGGMVVIPVKLDSTVMRGTALTVEATRSIADALRMPTPRWKILRTCVPGRMTNAEATGAAVLDGFFPDEQFETVIHASSKVCEGSWQWKPVAAFEPGSRPARDYKALADEVCRELA; from the coding sequence ATGCGCACGATAGCCATTTCCAACTACAAGGGCGGCGTCGGCAAGACGACGACCGCCGTGAACCTGGCGGCGATCTTCGCCGCCCGGGGCCTTCGGACCCTGCTTGTCGACCTCGACCCGCAGGCGTCTGCCACAGACTTCTTCGGCCTCTACGACCGGGCCGTCTCCGAGCGGCGCACGTCGGTCGAGCTGCTCTACGGCGGCGCGCCCGTGGAGGAGGTCGCCTACGCTGCCGGGGAGAACCTCGACGTGGTGGCCTCGACCATCGACCTCGTCGACCAGAACGAGATGCTCCTGCGCGAGCAGCGACTCAAGTTCGCCCTCGACGACGCCTCGGGCTCCTACGACGTCTGCCTCATCGACTGCAGTCCCGTGATGCGCAGGCTCGCCTTCAACGCCTACCTCGCCGCGGCGGAGGGCGGCATGGTCGTCATCCCCGTGAAGCTCGACTCCACCGTGATGCGCGGCACGGCGCTCACCGTCGAGGCGACGCGCTCCATCGCCGACGCTCTGCGCATGCCCACGCCCCGCTGGAAGATACTGCGCACCTGCGTGCCCGGCCGCATGACCAACGCCGAGGCCACGGGCGCGGCCGTGCTCGACGGGTTCTTCCCGGACGAGCAGTTCGAGACGGTCATCCACGCGAGCAGCAAGGTCTGCGAGGGCAGCTGGCAGTGGAAGCCGGTGGCCGCCTTCGAGCCGGGGAGCCGCCCCGCGCGCGACTACAAGGCGCTCGCAGACGAGGTGTGCCGTGAACTCGCCTAG
- a CDS encoding CopG family transcriptional regulator, with product MKEEADAAKGKERRVTFRMEGSDYDALCERCERAGLSKSEYLRYLVRIPLSTDANAGDEHRILVDRRALWSMSRELTKWGYHYNQAVHAMNLINFHARHGHVDRDLVAESIPTIEHELADVNGAAREMAAELGRIGADSLVEGSPCRS from the coding sequence ATGAAAGAGGAAGCCGACGCCGCCAAAGGCAAGGAGCGTCGAGTCACGTTCCGCATGGAGGGAAGCGACTACGACGCGCTTTGCGAGCGGTGCGAGCGCGCCGGCCTCAGCAAGTCGGAGTACCTGCGCTACCTCGTTCGCATACCGCTGTCGACGGATGCCAACGCGGGAGACGAGCACCGCATACTCGTGGACCGCAGGGCCCTTTGGTCGATGTCTCGGGAGCTCACGAAGTGGGGCTACCACTACAACCAGGCAGTGCACGCGATGAACCTCATCAACTTCCACGCCCGCCACGGGCACGTCGACCGGGACCTCGTCGCGGAGAGCATCCCAACGATCGAGCACGAGCTCGCCGACGTGAACGGCGCGGCCCGCGAGATGGCGGCCGAGCTCGGGCGCATCGGCGCCGACTCGCTCGTGGAGGGCTCGCCATGCCGATCCTGA
- a CDS encoding site-specific integrase: MPVYKDDSNGTFFVQCYYRDARGSKRHKTKRGFSSEVEAAVWESQFKSLNGGAMDMTFSEFVEVYASEVKPRIREHTWITKEYIINDKLVPFFGDMRMCDVRPIDVIRWQNELTEHRDADGKPWAPTYLRTVNNQLNAIFNHAERYYGLTDNPVRRVDKMGSKKGGEMQFWTKDEYLRFSEAVMDKPLSFHAFELLYWTGIRCGELLALTPSDFMLESSRLRINKSYQSLHGVDTVTDPKTPKSVRTIVMPAFLRDEMADFIELRDDVAPDERLFAVTKHFLAHEMERGCRASGVKRIRIHDIRHSHVSLLIEMGFSALAIAERMGHEAVDITYRYAHLFPTKQDEMAAALDGARG, from the coding sequence ATGCCGGTGTACAAGGACGACAGCAACGGCACGTTCTTCGTGCAGTGCTACTACCGCGACGCCCGCGGCTCGAAGCGCCACAAGACAAAGCGCGGCTTCTCCTCCGAGGTGGAGGCGGCCGTATGGGAAAGCCAGTTCAAGAGCCTTAACGGCGGGGCCATGGACATGACGTTTTCCGAGTTCGTTGAGGTGTACGCCTCCGAGGTGAAGCCTCGCATACGCGAGCATACGTGGATCACCAAGGAGTACATCATCAACGACAAGCTCGTGCCGTTCTTTGGGGATATGCGCATGTGCGATGTGAGGCCGATCGACGTTATTAGGTGGCAGAACGAGCTTACTGAACACCGGGACGCCGACGGTAAGCCCTGGGCGCCGACGTACCTGCGCACGGTGAACAACCAACTCAACGCCATCTTCAACCACGCCGAGCGCTACTACGGGCTCACCGACAACCCGGTGCGAAGGGTCGACAAGATGGGCTCGAAGAAGGGCGGCGAGATGCAGTTCTGGACCAAGGACGAGTACCTGAGGTTCAGCGAGGCCGTCATGGACAAGCCGCTCTCGTTCCACGCCTTCGAGCTGCTCTACTGGACGGGCATCCGCTGCGGCGAGCTTCTGGCGCTCACTCCGTCCGACTTCATGCTGGAGAGTTCGCGTCTGCGCATCAACAAGTCGTACCAAAGCCTCCACGGCGTAGACACCGTGACCGATCCCAAGACGCCCAAGTCGGTGCGCACGATCGTCATGCCCGCCTTCCTGCGCGACGAGATGGCGGACTTCATCGAGCTACGAGACGACGTCGCCCCCGACGAGCGCCTGTTCGCCGTTACCAAGCACTTCCTGGCCCACGAGATGGAACGAGGGTGCAGGGCGTCTGGCGTGAAACGCATCCGCATACACGACATACGCCACAGCCACGTGAGCCTGCTGATCGAGATGGGCTTCTCCGCGCTGGCCATCGCCGAGCGCATGGGCCACGAGGCGGTGGACATCACCTACCGATACGCGCACCTGTTCCCCACGAAGCAGGACGAGATGGCCGCCGCCCTTGACGGGGCGAGGGGATAA
- a CDS encoding class B sortase has translation MNKGKAATALAIAVALLAMGALAVLPLSERNPYEVHEVPTAEEDATMEAQETGGGIDWDALPASVVAWVRVPGTTVDYPIVQGRPESPDFYLTHDAGGERSAWGAPYIDAGCAQGAESPLVIVYGHHMSDGTMFAPLAQYSSRDFAEGHRTIRVYTREKAIELKVFAADVVDASSEGKRTDFADAAELAAYLGDKLSRCEVVLEEPADIAQAWAFVTCSYQTSNSRTVVYAKEVEGWDSRPSE, from the coding sequence ATGAACAAAGGGAAAGCCGCCACGGCGCTCGCCATTGCCGTGGCGTTGCTGGCGATGGGGGCGCTCGCCGTCCTGCCGCTGTCCGAGAGGAACCCTTACGAGGTGCACGAGGTGCCTACTGCGGAAGAGGACGCGACAATGGAGGCTCAAGAGACGGGAGGCGGCATCGACTGGGACGCCCTTCCCGCCTCCGTCGTCGCTTGGGTGCGCGTGCCGGGCACGACCGTCGACTACCCGATCGTCCAGGGCCGGCCCGAATCGCCCGACTTCTACCTCACGCACGACGCCGGCGGCGAAAGATCCGCGTGGGGCGCTCCCTACATAGATGCCGGGTGCGCGCAGGGTGCCGAGAGCCCGCTCGTCATCGTCTACGGGCACCACATGTCCGACGGCACCATGTTCGCGCCGCTCGCGCAGTACTCGTCGCGCGACTTCGCCGAGGGGCACCGCACCATCCGGGTCTACACCCGCGAGAAGGCGATCGAGCTCAAGGTCTTCGCGGCCGACGTGGTCGACGCGAGCTCGGAGGGCAAGCGGACCGACTTCGCCGACGCGGCGGAGCTCGCCGCCTACCTCGGGGACAAATTGTCCCGGTGCGAGGTCGTCCTGGAAGAGCCGGCGGACATCGCGCAGGCCTGGGCCTTCGTGACGTGCAGCTACCAGACGAGCAACTCGCGCACCGTCGTCTACGCGAAGGAGGTGGAAGGATGGGATTCGCGCCCTTCGGAATAG
- a CDS encoding plasmid mobilization protein → MPCENSARKRSKTMAFRCTPEEHKLICEMAAWSGMNRQDYIIAKLTDTQVEVRPSVSVQKALKDSMAELAKEVRLAASYSELSESLQQRVEHVMRFFLALGEPIDSRVDDASQEESFPAMATEVETNDNADNASIFGMGRG, encoded by the coding sequence ATGCCGTGCGAGAACAGCGCCCGCAAGCGCAGTAAGACGATGGCGTTCCGCTGCACGCCCGAGGAGCATAAGCTCATATGCGAGATGGCCGCCTGGAGCGGCATGAACAGGCAGGACTACATCATCGCCAAGCTCACCGATACCCAGGTCGAGGTGAGACCCTCTGTGAGCGTGCAGAAGGCGCTGAAGGACTCGATGGCGGAGTTGGCCAAGGAAGTACGGCTGGCGGCCTCCTACAGCGAGCTGAGCGAGTCTCTGCAGCAGAGAGTCGAGCACGTGATGAGGTTCTTCCTGGCGCTCGGCGAGCCTATTGACTCGCGAGTGGACGACGCGTCTCAGGAAGAATCGTTCCCGGCGATGGCGACTGAGGTCGAAACTAACGACAACGCCGACAATGCAAGTATCTTTGGAATGGGTCGCGGCTAA
- a CDS encoding YraN family protein, producing MNDMKEKAMGAVRTFLERKGYEIVDEAWQGPEGIGGIDLVAVDEDGTLVFVDATVRIGTDGFPEAHRARGLREALAATWLAGNGDDYADTPVRFDEVAMMVVKENRALLRHHINCFGEMEPLS from the coding sequence ATGAACGACATGAAGGAAAAGGCGATGGGCGCGGTCAGGACCTTCCTCGAGCGTAAGGGCTACGAGATCGTCGATGAGGCCTGGCAGGGGCCCGAGGGCATCGGCGGAATCGACCTCGTGGCGGTGGACGAGGACGGGACCCTGGTCTTCGTCGACGCCACGGTCCGGATCGGAACGGACGGCTTCCCCGAGGCCCACAGGGCGCGCGGGCTGCGCGAGGCGCTGGCGGCGACGTGGCTCGCCGGCAACGGCGACGACTACGCCGACACGCCGGTCCGCTTCGACGAGGTGGCGATGATGGTCGTCAAGGAAAACCGAGCGCTCCTGCGCCACCACATCAACTGCTTCGGCGAGATGGAGCCGCTCTCCTAG
- a CDS encoding ParB N-terminal domain-containing protein gives MNSPRQVAAGFTITGLLDGASRTRGRYPVSEIAVADIADHPANAAYSMDPAGIAELAESIREDGLTDLPLVRKVGDGSWQMVSGHRRKAAYALLAKDDPAYERMPCRVIEGIDDERAVTLLHAANYFTRALTVTERAAATEALRGDAVRLRSEDPSLSGMRVDDVKAAIIERQTGRKVSGKTIAREERLARRIAEDLSPEWAAEADRGNLSAEAVRSLAGMPKERQAEMHAAMEPWRRTKRELSDYVRSESKTQAGPDGRISKAARLVADFLESPPESPSAADLSLLREMALMTAPYAEAGTDARKRRRRASGPKSSK, from the coding sequence GTGAACTCGCCTAGGCAGGTGGCCGCGGGCTTCACCATCACGGGGCTTCTCGACGGCGCGTCGCGCACCCGCGGGCGCTACCCGGTGTCCGAGATCGCGGTGGCCGACATCGCCGACCACCCGGCGAACGCCGCGTACTCTATGGACCCTGCTGGGATAGCTGAGCTCGCCGAGTCCATACGCGAGGACGGCCTCACCGACCTGCCGCTCGTGCGAAAGGTCGGCGACGGCTCGTGGCAGATGGTCTCCGGGCATCGGCGCAAGGCCGCCTACGCGCTGCTCGCGAAGGACGACCCCGCTTACGAGAGGATGCCCTGCCGCGTGATAGAGGGCATCGACGACGAGCGGGCGGTGACGCTGCTCCACGCAGCGAACTACTTCACCCGCGCGCTCACCGTGACCGAGCGCGCCGCCGCGACCGAGGCGCTCAGGGGCGACGCCGTGCGCCTGCGCTCCGAGGACCCCTCGCTCTCCGGCATGCGCGTCGACGACGTGAAGGCCGCCATCATCGAGCGGCAGACGGGCCGCAAGGTCTCCGGCAAGACCATTGCGCGTGAGGAGAGGCTGGCCCGCCGGATTGCCGAGGACCTCTCGCCCGAGTGGGCCGCCGAGGCCGATCGCGGCAACCTCAGCGCCGAGGCGGTGCGCTCGCTCGCGGGCATGCCGAAGGAGCGCCAGGCGGAGATGCACGCCGCAATGGAGCCCTGGCGGCGCACCAAGCGGGAGCTCTCCGACTACGTGAGGAGCGAGAGCAAAACGCAGGCCGGCCCCGACGGGCGCATCTCCAAGGCAGCGAGGCTCGTCGCCGATTTCCTCGAGAGCCCGCCCGAGAGCCCGAGCGCGGCCGACCTCTCGCTGCTGCGTGAAATGGCGCTCATGACCGCGCCGTACGCGGAGGCGGGCACCGATGCCCGAAAGCGTCGCAGAAGGGCCTCAGGCCCGAAATCCAGCAAGTAG